From one Chanodichthys erythropterus isolate Z2021 chromosome 3, ASM2448905v1, whole genome shotgun sequence genomic stretch:
- the gcgra gene encoding glucagon receptor isoform X2 → MSQVFLLLTLLSFSSCIQVASAVSLKTLMARWMMYRDECFRNISREPPMTGVVCNRTFDKYACWPDALPNTTVSVACPWYLPWHKEVRHGLVYLECDADGQYSKQKNASECQSHDPTQINVQYGRILSQFRTMYTVGYSLSLGALVLALGILVAFRKLHCMRNNIHMNLFASFILRASSILIKDAMLERPDTFHVGQDITTELEVEWLVKNETAVGCRVAVVMMQYSILANSYWLLVEGIYLHSLLVVTVLTERNYFGIYLCIGWGAPLIFVLPWVIVKYLYENEECWMQNIHMEYWWIIRSPILLAVLINFFIFIHIIKILVSKLRAHQMRYSDYKFRLAKSTLTLIPLLGIHSVLFSFVTDESTSHGALPLRLTKLFIDLFFNSFQGLLVAILYCFVNKEVQSEILKKWRRWKLGRDIEEEYRHTYSQTLQMKSGSILVHSSNLPRLPDIATTTSRLGSPEEKQMLVSNNQNGMGTGQGCLQFTSTPQDGSTCSSITEDIVVVDRGKCCSVPQGNAERNL, encoded by the exons ATGTCACAAGTATTCCTCCTTCTGACCCTACTCAGTTTCTCCTCCTGCATCCAG GTGGCATCTGCTGTATCCCTCAAAACGTTGATGGCAAGATGGATGATGTACCGAGATGAATGTTTTCGAAATATCAGCAGAGAACCGCCGATGACAG GTGTGGTGTGCAATCGAACGTTTGATAAGTATGCCTGCTGGCCGGATGCTCTGCCCAACACTACAGTGAGTGTGGCCTGTCCCTGGTACCTGCCCTGGCACAAGGAAG tTCGACATGGGCTCGTGTATCTGGAGTGTGATGCAGATGGACAGTACAGCAAGCAGAAGAATGCCAGCGAATGTCAGTCACATGACCCCACACAAATCAACGTG CAGTACGGACGGATTCTCAGTCAGTTCCGGACCATGTACACCGTTGGATATTCTCTGTCTCTTGGGGCACTTGTGCTGGCGTTGGGCATCCTGGTGGCCTTTAG GAAGCTGCACTGCATGAGAAACAACATCCACATGAACTTGTTTGCCTCCTTTATCCTGCGAGCCTCTTCTATCCTCATCAAAGATGCCATGTTGGAAAGGCCTGATACCTTCCATGTTGGTCAGGACATCACCACTGAACTGGAGGTGGAGTGGCTGGTTAAAAACGAG acgGCGGTCGGCTGCAGAGTTGCTGTGGTGATGATGCAATACAGCATACTAGCTAACAGCTACTGGCTGCTGGTGGAGGGCATCTACCTGCACAGCCTTTTGGTCGTCACAGTCTTGACAGAGAGAAATTACTTCGGCATCTACCTGTGCATTGGCTGGG GTGCCCCTCTGATATTCGTGCTGCCGTGGGTAATTGTGAAGTACTTGTACGAGAATGAAGA ATGCTGGATGCAGAATATTCATATGGAGTACTGGTGGATCATTCGCTCTCCCATCCTGCTGGCCGTATTG ATTAACTTCTTCATATTCATACACATCATCAAGATCCTCGTGTCCAAACTGAGGGCGCACCAAATGAGATATTCTGACTACAAGTTCCG GCTTGCTAAGTCCACCCTCACCCTGATTCCGTTACTGGGGATCCATTCGGTCCTGTTTTCGTTTGTTACTGATGAGTCTACCTCACATGGTGCTCTACCCCTGCGCCTCACAAAGCTCTTCATTGACCTCTTCTTTAACTCTTTCCAG GGGCTGCTGGTGGCAATCTTATATTGCTTTGTCAACAAAGAG GTTCAGTCTGAGATTCTGAAGAAATGGAGACGCTGGAAGCTTGGGAGGGACATTGAGGAGGAGTACCGCCACACTTACAGCCAGACCCTTCAGATGAAGAGTGGCAGCATCCTGGTTCATTCCTCCAACCTCCCGCGGCTGCCTGATATCGCTACTACTACCTCCCGGCTCGGCAGTCCAGAAGAGAAGCAGATGTTGGTGTCCAACAACCAGAATGGTATGGGTACTGGGCAGGGATGCCTGCAGTTCACCTCCACACCACAGGATGGCTCCACGTGCAGTTCGATAACAGAGGACATAGTGGTGGTGGACAGAGGAAAGTGTTGTAGTGTTCCACAGGGCAATGCTGAGAGAAACCTGTGA
- the gcgra gene encoding glucagon receptor isoform X5, which yields MSQVFLLLTLLSFSSCIQVASAVSLKTLMARWMMYRDECFRNISREPPMTGVVCNRTFDKYACWPDALPNTTVSVACPWYLPWHKEVRHGLVYLECDADGQYSKQKNASECQSHDPTQINVQQYGRILSQFRTMYTVGYSLSLGALVLALGILVAFRKLHCMRNNIHMNLFASFILRASSILIKDAMLERPDTFHVGQDITTELEVEWLVKNETAVGCRVAVVMMQYSILANSYWLLVEGIYLHSLLVVTVLTERNYFGIYLCIGWGAPLIFVLPWVIVKYLYENEECWMQNIHMEYWWIIRSPILLAVLINFFIFIHIIKILVSKLRAHQMRYSDYKFRLAKSTLTLIPLLGIHSVLFSFVTDESTSHGALPLRLTKLFIDLFFNSFQTPSHIEGRKPGLPLIGAAGGNLILLCQQRGSV from the exons ATGTCACAAGTATTCCTCCTTCTGACCCTACTCAGTTTCTCCTCCTGCATCCAG GTGGCATCTGCTGTATCCCTCAAAACGTTGATGGCAAGATGGATGATGTACCGAGATGAATGTTTTCGAAATATCAGCAGAGAACCGCCGATGACAG GTGTGGTGTGCAATCGAACGTTTGATAAGTATGCCTGCTGGCCGGATGCTCTGCCCAACACTACAGTGAGTGTGGCCTGTCCCTGGTACCTGCCCTGGCACAAGGAAG tTCGACATGGGCTCGTGTATCTGGAGTGTGATGCAGATGGACAGTACAGCAAGCAGAAGAATGCCAGCGAATGTCAGTCACATGACCCCACACAAATCAACGTG CAGCAGTACGGACGGATTCTCAGTCAGTTCCGGACCATGTACACCGTTGGATATTCTCTGTCTCTTGGGGCACTTGTGCTGGCGTTGGGCATCCTGGTGGCCTTTAG GAAGCTGCACTGCATGAGAAACAACATCCACATGAACTTGTTTGCCTCCTTTATCCTGCGAGCCTCTTCTATCCTCATCAAAGATGCCATGTTGGAAAGGCCTGATACCTTCCATGTTGGTCAGGACATCACCACTGAACTGGAGGTGGAGTGGCTGGTTAAAAACGAG acgGCGGTCGGCTGCAGAGTTGCTGTGGTGATGATGCAATACAGCATACTAGCTAACAGCTACTGGCTGCTGGTGGAGGGCATCTACCTGCACAGCCTTTTGGTCGTCACAGTCTTGACAGAGAGAAATTACTTCGGCATCTACCTGTGCATTGGCTGGG GTGCCCCTCTGATATTCGTGCTGCCGTGGGTAATTGTGAAGTACTTGTACGAGAATGAAGA ATGCTGGATGCAGAATATTCATATGGAGTACTGGTGGATCATTCGCTCTCCCATCCTGCTGGCCGTATTG ATTAACTTCTTCATATTCATACACATCATCAAGATCCTCGTGTCCAAACTGAGGGCGCACCAAATGAGATATTCTGACTACAAGTTCCG GCTTGCTAAGTCCACCCTCACCCTGATTCCGTTACTGGGGATCCATTCGGTCCTGTTTTCGTTTGTTACTGATGAGTCTACCTCACATGGTGCTCTACCCCTGCGCCTCACAAAGCTCTTCATTGACCTCTTCTTTAACTCTTTCCAG ACACCATCCCATATAGAAGGAAGAAAACCTGGGTTACCTTTAATAG GGGCTGCTGGTGGCAATCTTATATTGCTTTGTCAACAAAGAG GTTCAGTCTGA
- the gcgra gene encoding glucagon receptor isoform X4 encodes MSQVFLLLTLLSFSSCIQVASAVSLKTLMARWMMYRDECFRNISREPPMTGVVCNRTFDKYACWPDALPNTTVSVACPWYLPWHKEVRHGLVYLECDADGQYSKQKNASECQSHDPTQINVQQYGRILSQFRTMYTVGYSLSLGALVLALGILVAFRKLHCMRNNIHMNLFASFILRASSILIKDAMLERPDTFHVGQDITTELEVEWLVKNETAVGCRVAVVMMQYSILANSYWLLVEGIYLHSLLVVTVLTERNYFGIYLCIGWGAPLIFVLPWVIVKYLYENEECWMQNIHMEYWWIIRSPILLAVLINFFIFIHIIKILVSKLRAHQMRYSDYKFRLAKSTLTLIPLLGIHSVLFSFVTDESTSHGALPLRLTKLFIDLFFNSFQINKGLTGVERHEDTIPYRRKKTWVTFNRGCWWQSYIALSTKRFSLRF; translated from the exons ATGTCACAAGTATTCCTCCTTCTGACCCTACTCAGTTTCTCCTCCTGCATCCAG GTGGCATCTGCTGTATCCCTCAAAACGTTGATGGCAAGATGGATGATGTACCGAGATGAATGTTTTCGAAATATCAGCAGAGAACCGCCGATGACAG GTGTGGTGTGCAATCGAACGTTTGATAAGTATGCCTGCTGGCCGGATGCTCTGCCCAACACTACAGTGAGTGTGGCCTGTCCCTGGTACCTGCCCTGGCACAAGGAAG tTCGACATGGGCTCGTGTATCTGGAGTGTGATGCAGATGGACAGTACAGCAAGCAGAAGAATGCCAGCGAATGTCAGTCACATGACCCCACACAAATCAACGTG CAGCAGTACGGACGGATTCTCAGTCAGTTCCGGACCATGTACACCGTTGGATATTCTCTGTCTCTTGGGGCACTTGTGCTGGCGTTGGGCATCCTGGTGGCCTTTAG GAAGCTGCACTGCATGAGAAACAACATCCACATGAACTTGTTTGCCTCCTTTATCCTGCGAGCCTCTTCTATCCTCATCAAAGATGCCATGTTGGAAAGGCCTGATACCTTCCATGTTGGTCAGGACATCACCACTGAACTGGAGGTGGAGTGGCTGGTTAAAAACGAG acgGCGGTCGGCTGCAGAGTTGCTGTGGTGATGATGCAATACAGCATACTAGCTAACAGCTACTGGCTGCTGGTGGAGGGCATCTACCTGCACAGCCTTTTGGTCGTCACAGTCTTGACAGAGAGAAATTACTTCGGCATCTACCTGTGCATTGGCTGGG GTGCCCCTCTGATATTCGTGCTGCCGTGGGTAATTGTGAAGTACTTGTACGAGAATGAAGA ATGCTGGATGCAGAATATTCATATGGAGTACTGGTGGATCATTCGCTCTCCCATCCTGCTGGCCGTATTG ATTAACTTCTTCATATTCATACACATCATCAAGATCCTCGTGTCCAAACTGAGGGCGCACCAAATGAGATATTCTGACTACAAGTTCCG GCTTGCTAAGTCCACCCTCACCCTGATTCCGTTACTGGGGATCCATTCGGTCCTGTTTTCGTTTGTTACTGATGAGTCTACCTCACATGGTGCTCTACCCCTGCGCCTCACAAAGCTCTTCATTGACCTCTTCTTTAACTCTTTCCAG attaacaaaggtcttacgggtgtggaacggcatgagg ACACCATCCCATATAGAAGGAAGAAAACCTGGGTTACCTTTAATAG GGGCTGCTGGTGGCAATCTTATATTGCTTTGTCAACAAAGAG GTTCAGTCTGAGATTCTGA
- the gcgra gene encoding glucagon receptor isoform X3 — translation MSQVFLLLTLLSFSSCIQVASAVSLKTLMARWMMYRDECFRNISREPPMTGVVCNRTFDKYACWPDALPNTTVSVACPWYLPWHKEVRHGLVYLECDADGQYSKQKNASECQSHDPTQINVQQYGRILSQFRTMYTVGYSLSLGALVLALGILVAFRKLHCMRNNIHMNLFASFILRASSILIKDAMLERPDTFHVGQDITTELETAVGCRVAVVMMQYSILANSYWLLVEGIYLHSLLVVTVLTERNYFGIYLCIGWGAPLIFVLPWVIVKYLYENEECWMQNIHMEYWWIIRSPILLAVLINFFIFIHIIKILVSKLRAHQMRYSDYKFRLAKSTLTLIPLLGIHSVLFSFVTDESTSHGALPLRLTKLFIDLFFNSFQGLLVAILYCFVNKEVQSEILKKWRRWKLGRDIEEEYRHTYSQTLQMKSGSILVHSSNLPRLPDIATTTSRLGSPEEKQMLVSNNQNGMGTGQGCLQFTSTPQDGSTCSSITEDIVVVDRGKCCSVPQGNAERNL, via the exons ATGTCACAAGTATTCCTCCTTCTGACCCTACTCAGTTTCTCCTCCTGCATCCAG GTGGCATCTGCTGTATCCCTCAAAACGTTGATGGCAAGATGGATGATGTACCGAGATGAATGTTTTCGAAATATCAGCAGAGAACCGCCGATGACAG GTGTGGTGTGCAATCGAACGTTTGATAAGTATGCCTGCTGGCCGGATGCTCTGCCCAACACTACAGTGAGTGTGGCCTGTCCCTGGTACCTGCCCTGGCACAAGGAAG tTCGACATGGGCTCGTGTATCTGGAGTGTGATGCAGATGGACAGTACAGCAAGCAGAAGAATGCCAGCGAATGTCAGTCACATGACCCCACACAAATCAACGTG CAGCAGTACGGACGGATTCTCAGTCAGTTCCGGACCATGTACACCGTTGGATATTCTCTGTCTCTTGGGGCACTTGTGCTGGCGTTGGGCATCCTGGTGGCCTTTAG GAAGCTGCACTGCATGAGAAACAACATCCACATGAACTTGTTTGCCTCCTTTATCCTGCGAGCCTCTTCTATCCTCATCAAAGATGCCATGTTGGAAAGGCCTGATACCTTCCATGTTGGTCAGGACATCACCACTGAACTGGAG acgGCGGTCGGCTGCAGAGTTGCTGTGGTGATGATGCAATACAGCATACTAGCTAACAGCTACTGGCTGCTGGTGGAGGGCATCTACCTGCACAGCCTTTTGGTCGTCACAGTCTTGACAGAGAGAAATTACTTCGGCATCTACCTGTGCATTGGCTGGG GTGCCCCTCTGATATTCGTGCTGCCGTGGGTAATTGTGAAGTACTTGTACGAGAATGAAGA ATGCTGGATGCAGAATATTCATATGGAGTACTGGTGGATCATTCGCTCTCCCATCCTGCTGGCCGTATTG ATTAACTTCTTCATATTCATACACATCATCAAGATCCTCGTGTCCAAACTGAGGGCGCACCAAATGAGATATTCTGACTACAAGTTCCG GCTTGCTAAGTCCACCCTCACCCTGATTCCGTTACTGGGGATCCATTCGGTCCTGTTTTCGTTTGTTACTGATGAGTCTACCTCACATGGTGCTCTACCCCTGCGCCTCACAAAGCTCTTCATTGACCTCTTCTTTAACTCTTTCCAG GGGCTGCTGGTGGCAATCTTATATTGCTTTGTCAACAAAGAG GTTCAGTCTGAGATTCTGAAGAAATGGAGACGCTGGAAGCTTGGGAGGGACATTGAGGAGGAGTACCGCCACACTTACAGCCAGACCCTTCAGATGAAGAGTGGCAGCATCCTGGTTCATTCCTCCAACCTCCCGCGGCTGCCTGATATCGCTACTACTACCTCCCGGCTCGGCAGTCCAGAAGAGAAGCAGATGTTGGTGTCCAACAACCAGAATGGTATGGGTACTGGGCAGGGATGCCTGCAGTTCACCTCCACACCACAGGATGGCTCCACGTGCAGTTCGATAACAGAGGACATAGTGGTGGTGGACAGAGGAAAGTGTTGTAGTGTTCCACAGGGCAATGCTGAGAGAAACCTGTGA
- the gcgra gene encoding glucagon receptor isoform X1: MSQVFLLLTLLSFSSCIQVASAVSLKTLMARWMMYRDECFRNISREPPMTGVVCNRTFDKYACWPDALPNTTVSVACPWYLPWHKEVRHGLVYLECDADGQYSKQKNASECQSHDPTQINVQQYGRILSQFRTMYTVGYSLSLGALVLALGILVAFRKLHCMRNNIHMNLFASFILRASSILIKDAMLERPDTFHVGQDITTELEVEWLVKNETAVGCRVAVVMMQYSILANSYWLLVEGIYLHSLLVVTVLTERNYFGIYLCIGWGAPLIFVLPWVIVKYLYENEECWMQNIHMEYWWIIRSPILLAVLINFFIFIHIIKILVSKLRAHQMRYSDYKFRLAKSTLTLIPLLGIHSVLFSFVTDESTSHGALPLRLTKLFIDLFFNSFQGLLVAILYCFVNKEVQSEILKKWRRWKLGRDIEEEYRHTYSQTLQMKSGSILVHSSNLPRLPDIATTTSRLGSPEEKQMLVSNNQNGMGTGQGCLQFTSTPQDGSTCSSITEDIVVVDRGKCCSVPQGNAERNL, encoded by the exons ATGTCACAAGTATTCCTCCTTCTGACCCTACTCAGTTTCTCCTCCTGCATCCAG GTGGCATCTGCTGTATCCCTCAAAACGTTGATGGCAAGATGGATGATGTACCGAGATGAATGTTTTCGAAATATCAGCAGAGAACCGCCGATGACAG GTGTGGTGTGCAATCGAACGTTTGATAAGTATGCCTGCTGGCCGGATGCTCTGCCCAACACTACAGTGAGTGTGGCCTGTCCCTGGTACCTGCCCTGGCACAAGGAAG tTCGACATGGGCTCGTGTATCTGGAGTGTGATGCAGATGGACAGTACAGCAAGCAGAAGAATGCCAGCGAATGTCAGTCACATGACCCCACACAAATCAACGTG CAGCAGTACGGACGGATTCTCAGTCAGTTCCGGACCATGTACACCGTTGGATATTCTCTGTCTCTTGGGGCACTTGTGCTGGCGTTGGGCATCCTGGTGGCCTTTAG GAAGCTGCACTGCATGAGAAACAACATCCACATGAACTTGTTTGCCTCCTTTATCCTGCGAGCCTCTTCTATCCTCATCAAAGATGCCATGTTGGAAAGGCCTGATACCTTCCATGTTGGTCAGGACATCACCACTGAACTGGAGGTGGAGTGGCTGGTTAAAAACGAG acgGCGGTCGGCTGCAGAGTTGCTGTGGTGATGATGCAATACAGCATACTAGCTAACAGCTACTGGCTGCTGGTGGAGGGCATCTACCTGCACAGCCTTTTGGTCGTCACAGTCTTGACAGAGAGAAATTACTTCGGCATCTACCTGTGCATTGGCTGGG GTGCCCCTCTGATATTCGTGCTGCCGTGGGTAATTGTGAAGTACTTGTACGAGAATGAAGA ATGCTGGATGCAGAATATTCATATGGAGTACTGGTGGATCATTCGCTCTCCCATCCTGCTGGCCGTATTG ATTAACTTCTTCATATTCATACACATCATCAAGATCCTCGTGTCCAAACTGAGGGCGCACCAAATGAGATATTCTGACTACAAGTTCCG GCTTGCTAAGTCCACCCTCACCCTGATTCCGTTACTGGGGATCCATTCGGTCCTGTTTTCGTTTGTTACTGATGAGTCTACCTCACATGGTGCTCTACCCCTGCGCCTCACAAAGCTCTTCATTGACCTCTTCTTTAACTCTTTCCAG GGGCTGCTGGTGGCAATCTTATATTGCTTTGTCAACAAAGAG GTTCAGTCTGAGATTCTGAAGAAATGGAGACGCTGGAAGCTTGGGAGGGACATTGAGGAGGAGTACCGCCACACTTACAGCCAGACCCTTCAGATGAAGAGTGGCAGCATCCTGGTTCATTCCTCCAACCTCCCGCGGCTGCCTGATATCGCTACTACTACCTCCCGGCTCGGCAGTCCAGAAGAGAAGCAGATGTTGGTGTCCAACAACCAGAATGGTATGGGTACTGGGCAGGGATGCCTGCAGTTCACCTCCACACCACAGGATGGCTCCACGTGCAGTTCGATAACAGAGGACATAGTGGTGGTGGACAGAGGAAAGTGTTGTAGTGTTCCACAGGGCAATGCTGAGAGAAACCTGTGA